The following are encoded in a window of Bradyrhizobium sp. WBOS07 genomic DNA:
- a CDS encoding efflux RND transporter permease subunit, giving the protein MIERLIEFSIRQRWLVILFVMGLLAFGGWNFTRLPIDAVPDITNVQVQINTQAPGYSPLETEQRITFPVETAMGGLPKLEYTRSLSRYGLSQVTVVFHDGTDIYFARQLVNERIQQVKDQLPVGVEVAMGPVATGLGEIFHYTVEAKPGAKAPGGKEFTPSDLRTIQDWIIKPQLRNVPGVIEVNTIGGFERQFHVLPDPGKLMAYKLGFRDVMTALAANNANVGAGYIERNGEQYLVRTPGQVANIAEIEDIVIGSRGGVPVRVKDVAQVTEGKDLRTGAATLNGKETVLGTAMLLIGENSRAVAQRVQAKLNDIAKSLPDGVVARAVYDRTHLVDATVKTVEKNLVEGAILVIVVLFLILGNFRAALVTACVIPLSMAMTVTGMVETKVSANLMSLGAIDFGIIVDGAVIIVENCLRLLAEAQHEKGRLLSLEERLETIRNGSAEVIKPSLFGTLIIAVVYLPVLTLTGVEGKMFTPMALTVLMALAAAALFSVTFVPAAVAIVVTGKVSEKENFFMRGAKRVYLPLLDRAIAFRGVVAVLAVVIVGASLFAASRMGGEFIPSLDEGDVALAAIRIPGTSLTQSLDLQMALEKRIQQLPEVKEFFTRTGTAEVATDPMAPSMSDGYIMLKPRSEWPDPEKPKAELVEEIEKAANDIPGSNYEVSQPIQLRVNELISGVRSDVGIKIFGDDLDVLQGAASQVQSVIQGIRGATDVKTEQVAGLPILTVKLDRRALSRYGLSVGDVQNIVEIAVGGKSVGKLFEGDRRFDIVVRLPERLRGNIEAIRAIPIPLPAEEPGSAPITKTALSAGSGVQPRYVPLSSVATVDSAPGPNQISRENGKRRIVVTANVRERDLGSFVSEAQSAVAQKVKLPAGYWIGWGGQFEQLVSATKRLTIVVPVALLLVLLLLFMSFGSIADALLVFSGVPLALTGGVLALLLRGIPLSISAGVGFIALSGVAVLNGLVIIAFIERLRHEGKSVLEAVHEGAVTRLRPVLMTALVASLGFVPMAIATGAGAEVQRPLATVVIGGIISSTILTLLVLPALYVLFRKDSAPAPKPDDVEGAAVESHA; this is encoded by the coding sequence ATGATTGAGCGCCTCATCGAATTCTCCATCCGCCAGCGCTGGCTGGTGATCCTCTTCGTGATGGGACTGTTGGCCTTCGGTGGCTGGAATTTCACCCGTCTGCCGATCGACGCGGTGCCGGACATCACCAACGTACAGGTGCAGATCAACACGCAGGCTCCAGGCTATTCGCCGCTGGAGACCGAGCAGCGAATCACGTTCCCGGTGGAAACGGCAATGGGCGGGCTGCCCAAGCTCGAATACACCCGCTCCTTGTCGCGATATGGGCTGAGCCAGGTGACGGTCGTCTTCCATGACGGCACCGACATCTACTTCGCGCGCCAGCTCGTCAACGAACGGATCCAGCAGGTCAAGGATCAGCTTCCCGTCGGCGTCGAAGTCGCCATGGGCCCCGTCGCGACGGGCCTCGGGGAAATCTTCCACTATACGGTCGAAGCCAAGCCGGGGGCGAAGGCGCCGGGCGGCAAGGAGTTCACGCCGAGCGATCTGCGGACGATCCAGGACTGGATCATCAAACCGCAGCTCCGCAACGTGCCGGGCGTCATCGAAGTCAACACGATCGGCGGATTCGAGCGACAATTCCACGTGCTGCCTGATCCGGGCAAGCTCATGGCCTACAAGCTCGGTTTCCGCGACGTGATGACGGCGCTCGCCGCCAACAACGCCAACGTCGGCGCCGGCTACATCGAGAGGAACGGCGAACAGTATCTGGTCCGGACTCCGGGCCAGGTCGCCAACATCGCCGAGATCGAGGACATCGTGATCGGCTCGCGCGGCGGCGTCCCGGTACGGGTCAAGGACGTGGCGCAGGTCACCGAAGGCAAGGATCTCCGCACCGGCGCAGCGACCCTCAACGGGAAGGAGACGGTTCTCGGTACCGCCATGCTGCTGATCGGCGAGAACAGCCGTGCGGTGGCCCAGCGGGTTCAAGCCAAGCTGAACGACATCGCCAAATCGCTTCCGGACGGCGTCGTCGCCCGCGCGGTCTATGACCGGACCCACCTCGTCGACGCGACGGTCAAGACGGTCGAGAAGAATCTCGTCGAGGGCGCGATCCTCGTCATCGTCGTGCTGTTCCTCATCCTCGGCAACTTCCGGGCAGCCCTGGTCACGGCCTGCGTCATCCCGTTGTCGATGGCGATGACGGTCACCGGCATGGTCGAAACGAAGGTCAGCGCCAACCTGATGAGCCTCGGGGCCATCGACTTCGGCATCATCGTCGACGGTGCAGTCATCATCGTCGAAAACTGTCTCCGATTGCTCGCGGAGGCGCAGCATGAGAAGGGCCGGCTGCTGAGTCTGGAAGAGCGGCTGGAGACGATCCGCAACGGCTCGGCAGAGGTCATCAAACCGAGCCTATTCGGAACGCTGATCATCGCGGTCGTGTACCTGCCGGTGCTGACCCTGACAGGGGTCGAAGGCAAGATGTTCACGCCGATGGCGCTGACCGTGCTGATGGCGCTTGCCGCAGCGGCGCTGTTCTCCGTCACCTTCGTGCCCGCAGCCGTCGCGATCGTGGTCACCGGCAAGGTGTCCGAGAAGGAGAACTTCTTCATGCGCGGCGCCAAGCGCGTCTATCTGCCGCTTCTAGACCGTGCGATCGCCTTCCGGGGCGTCGTGGCGGTCTTGGCGGTTGTGATCGTCGGCGCGAGCTTGTTCGCCGCGAGCCGCATGGGTGGCGAGTTCATCCCGAGCCTCGATGAGGGCGACGTCGCTTTGGCCGCGATCCGGATTCCCGGAACGAGCCTGACGCAGTCGCTAGATCTGCAGATGGCGCTGGAAAAGAGGATCCAGCAACTGCCCGAGGTGAAGGAGTTCTTCACCCGGACAGGCACGGCTGAGGTCGCTACCGATCCGATGGCGCCGTCGATGTCGGACGGGTACATCATGCTCAAGCCGCGCAGCGAGTGGCCGGACCCGGAGAAGCCGAAGGCGGAATTGGTCGAAGAGATCGAGAAGGCCGCCAACGACATTCCCGGCAGCAACTATGAGGTCTCGCAGCCGATCCAGTTGCGCGTGAACGAGCTGATTTCAGGCGTCCGCAGCGACGTCGGCATCAAGATCTTCGGCGACGACCTCGACGTGCTGCAAGGAGCGGCCAGTCAGGTGCAGTCCGTAATTCAGGGCATCCGAGGGGCTACCGACGTGAAGACCGAGCAGGTCGCGGGCCTGCCGATCCTCACCGTCAAGCTCGACCGGCGGGCTCTGTCCCGCTACGGCCTCAGTGTCGGCGATGTGCAGAACATCGTGGAGATCGCCGTCGGCGGAAAGAGCGTCGGCAAGCTTTTCGAGGGCGATCGGCGATTCGATATCGTCGTGAGGCTTCCGGAGCGTCTGCGCGGCAACATCGAAGCGATTCGTGCGATCCCGATTCCGTTGCCTGCCGAGGAGCCAGGATCGGCTCCGATCACCAAGACCGCTTTGTCGGCAGGGTCCGGAGTACAACCTCGCTACGTGCCGCTATCGTCGGTAGCGACGGTCGATTCCGCGCCAGGTCCGAACCAAATCAGCCGCGAGAACGGCAAGCGGCGCATCGTGGTGACGGCCAACGTACGCGAGAGGGATCTCGGTTCTTTCGTGTCCGAAGCGCAGAGCGCGGTCGCACAGAAGGTCAAGCTCCCGGCGGGCTACTGGATCGGCTGGGGAGGGCAGTTCGAGCAACTGGTCTCGGCGACCAAGCGGCTGACCATCGTTGTTCCAGTGGCGCTGCTGCTGGTGCTGCTGCTGCTCTTCATGAGCTTCGGATCGATCGCCGATGCGCTTCTGGTGTTCAGCGGCGTGCCGCTGGCGCTGACCGGCGGCGTGCTGGCGTTGTTGTTGCGGGGCATCCCGCTGTCGATCAGCGCGGGGGTCGGGTTCATCGCGCTATCGGGCGTCGCGGTCCTCAACGGTCTGGTTATCATCGCGTTCATCGAACGACTCCGGCACGAAGGAAAGTCCGTGCTCGAGGCCGTCCATGAAGGGGCGGTGACCCGGTTGCGCCCGGTGCTGATGACGGCGCTGGTGGCATCGTTGGGCTTCGTTCCCATGGCCATCGCGACCGGCGCCGGCGCGGAGGTGCAGCGGCCGCTGGCCACCGTCGTCATTGGCGGCATCATCTCCTCGACGATCCTGACGCTGCTGGTGCTGCCGGCCCTTTACGTGCTGTTCCGGAAGGACTCCGCGCCGGCCCCTAAGCCGGACGATGTCGAAGGCGCTGCCGTGGAAAGCCACGCATGA
- a CDS encoding OpgC domain-containing protein, whose translation MTANGVQAGDRDLRLDLFRGLANWAIFVDHVPNNAVAWITARNYGFSDAAELFVFVSGYTVAFVYARMARARGFLAAALGVLGRAWQLYVAYILLFVFYVVTIGYVAQRYGHAHLLDEFNIRLLIRDPVEFLKHGLLLEYKPLNLDVLPLYIALMIAFPPLLWVLMRWPNVALAISAGVYVAAQVWGWNLRAYPAGHWYFNPFAWQFLFVIGAWVAVGGATAARTLIYSRTTLAAACLFLLFAAIVTLAARTGHAEMVPEPVRSLFIPNNKTHLAPYRVVHFLALAIVVSRLIPKEAPFLSAPWLRPLRLCGERSLEVFCVGVFLAFVAYFAIDLVSDSLAFQIVVSVAGIGIMIAFAYFKTWTREFRATTGRRAVEPEGIRQPRLAQRER comes from the coding sequence ATGACCGCCAACGGGGTCCAAGCCGGCGACCGCGATCTGCGCCTCGATCTGTTCCGGGGGCTCGCTAACTGGGCGATCTTCGTCGACCACGTTCCGAACAACGCGGTCGCCTGGATCACGGCCCGAAACTACGGTTTCAGCGACGCTGCCGAACTGTTCGTGTTCGTGTCTGGATATACCGTGGCATTCGTCTACGCGCGTATGGCGCGGGCAAGGGGCTTCCTCGCCGCCGCCCTCGGTGTTCTCGGCAGGGCATGGCAGCTCTATGTCGCCTACATCCTGCTGTTCGTCTTCTACGTCGTCACCATCGGATACGTCGCGCAACGGTACGGCCACGCCCACCTGCTCGACGAGTTCAACATCCGGCTTCTCATTCGAGATCCGGTCGAATTCCTCAAGCACGGGCTCTTGCTCGAATACAAGCCGCTGAACCTCGACGTCCTGCCGCTCTACATCGCCTTGATGATCGCGTTTCCACCGCTGCTGTGGGTCCTCATGAGGTGGCCCAACGTCGCGCTTGCGATCTCCGCGGGCGTCTACGTCGCGGCACAGGTGTGGGGATGGAATCTAAGGGCGTATCCCGCCGGCCATTGGTACTTCAACCCGTTCGCATGGCAGTTCCTGTTCGTCATCGGCGCGTGGGTTGCGGTCGGGGGCGCGACTGCGGCGAGGACGCTCATCTATTCGAGGACGACGCTTGCCGCCGCCTGTCTCTTTCTCCTGTTTGCCGCGATCGTCACGCTCGCAGCGCGGACCGGCCACGCGGAAATGGTCCCCGAGCCCGTCCGGTCGCTGTTCATTCCGAACAACAAGACGCATCTCGCGCCGTACCGCGTCGTCCATTTTCTGGCGCTCGCGATCGTCGTCTCGCGACTGATTCCGAAGGAGGCGCCGTTCCTGTCGGCTCCTTGGCTTCGGCCGCTGCGGCTGTGCGGAGAGCGATCGCTCGAAGTCTTCTGCGTAGGCGTATTCCTCGCCTTCGTCGCCTACTTCGCCATCGACCTCGTCTCCGATTCGCTCGCCTTCCAGATCGTCGTCAGTGTCGCCGGCATCGGCATCATGATCGCCTTCGCCTATTTCAAGACATGGACCAGGGAGTTTCGCGCCACAACCGGCCGAAGGGCCGTCGAGCCCGAAGGGATTCGACAGCCACGACTAGCGCAAAGGGAGCGATGA
- the ihpB gene encoding divalent metal ion exporter adaptor subunit IhpB, with amino-acid sequence MKTSSAIVLALVAAAAGAFGYRMLAPKDAPAATQQAAKQDAKEEKAGNEHAEKDEHGADRIVISDVKLAAAGATFAEAGPATLTETLSFNGVLRANQETVVQVTPRFPGIARAIKRRIGDVIGKDDLLASIESNQSLTVYDLKAPIAGTVIDRQISLGEYVSEQKPSFVVADLSTIWVDLSIYRQDLRRVRIGDEVLIDPDDGAGDIKGKISYLAPVGASETQTAIARVVLSNPDGRLRPGLFVTARLILAERKVAVAVRTGAIQTFENKSVVFVREGDDKLEARPVELGDSDQKFVEVRAGISAGERYVAENSFVVKAEMGKGEAEHD; translated from the coding sequence ATGAAGACTTCGAGCGCAATCGTCCTCGCACTGGTCGCGGCCGCCGCCGGCGCCTTCGGCTATCGCATGCTGGCGCCCAAGGACGCGCCCGCCGCGACGCAGCAGGCCGCGAAGCAGGACGCGAAGGAGGAGAAGGCCGGCAACGAGCACGCCGAGAAGGACGAGCATGGCGCCGACCGCATCGTCATCAGCGATGTCAAGTTGGCGGCCGCCGGCGCCACCTTCGCCGAAGCGGGTCCTGCGACCCTGACCGAAACCTTGTCGTTCAACGGCGTGCTACGCGCCAATCAGGAGACCGTCGTCCAGGTCACGCCGCGCTTCCCCGGTATCGCGCGTGCGATCAAGCGGCGGATCGGCGACGTGATCGGCAAGGACGACTTGCTGGCGTCCATCGAAAGCAACCAGAGCCTGACGGTCTACGATCTCAAGGCGCCGATCGCCGGCACGGTGATCGACCGTCAGATATCGCTCGGCGAATACGTCTCCGAGCAGAAGCCGTCATTCGTCGTGGCGGACCTGTCGACGATCTGGGTCGACCTCTCGATCTACCGTCAGGATCTCAGGCGCGTTCGGATCGGGGACGAGGTCCTGATCGATCCGGACGATGGCGCGGGAGACATCAAGGGCAAGATCTCCTACCTGGCACCCGTCGGCGCAAGCGAGACCCAGACGGCGATCGCGCGCGTAGTTCTCTCGAACCCGGACGGACGGCTGCGGCCCGGACTGTTCGTGACTGCTCGTCTGATCCTTGCTGAGCGGAAGGTCGCGGTCGCCGTGCGCACCGGCGCGATCCAGACGTTCGAGAACAAGAGCGTTGTGTTCGTGCGCGAGGGTGACGACAAGCTCGAGGCGCGTCCCGTCGAGCTCGGAGATTCCGACCAGAAATTCGTGGAGGTCCGCGCCGGCATATCCGCCGGGGAAAGGTATGTCGCAGAGAATTCGTTCGTCGTGAAGGCGGAGATGGGCAAAGGAGAGGCCGAGCATGATTGA
- a CDS encoding cation diffusion facilitator family transporter: MSEPGHRSADHDHRHHHGADRHDHDRDHDHGGLGHVHAPASFGKAFAIGIGLNTALVVAEAVYGYLGNSTALMADAGHNLSDVLGLVVAWAASVASKRAPSGRFTYGLKGASILAALANAVFLLVATGAIGWESILRLYEPEPVAGLTVMVVAAIGIVVNGATAMLFASGRKGDINIQGAFLHMAGDAAVSAGVVASAALILWTGWLWLDPGMSLVICAVILWSTWSLLRGSVAMSLSAAPAGTDMEAVRSFLLQRPGVAKIHDLHIWPISTTETAITCHLVMPTGHPGDDFLMESARLLRTEHKIGHATLQIETDENNACALAPDDVV; the protein is encoded by the coding sequence ATGTCTGAGCCGGGTCACCGAAGCGCCGACCATGATCACCGGCATCATCATGGTGCCGACCGGCACGATCATGACCGCGATCACGATCATGGCGGGCTCGGTCACGTCCACGCTCCGGCGAGCTTCGGCAAAGCCTTTGCCATCGGCATCGGGCTGAACACCGCTCTGGTCGTGGCCGAAGCCGTCTATGGCTACCTCGGAAATTCGACGGCACTGATGGCAGACGCCGGGCACAATCTGAGTGACGTACTCGGCCTGGTCGTGGCGTGGGCCGCGTCAGTCGCCTCGAAGCGAGCGCCCAGCGGCCGTTTCACCTACGGTCTGAAGGGGGCGTCGATCCTGGCGGCGCTTGCGAACGCCGTGTTTCTTCTCGTCGCGACCGGCGCCATCGGATGGGAATCCATATTGCGGCTGTACGAACCGGAGCCCGTCGCCGGCCTGACCGTGATGGTGGTCGCCGCCATCGGCATCGTCGTCAACGGCGCCACGGCCATGCTGTTCGCGAGCGGCCGCAAGGGCGACATCAACATTCAGGGGGCATTTCTGCACATGGCAGGCGACGCCGCCGTTTCGGCCGGCGTCGTGGCGTCAGCAGCGCTCATCCTCTGGACCGGTTGGCTTTGGCTGGATCCTGGAATGAGCCTGGTAATCTGCGCCGTCATCCTGTGGAGCACATGGAGCCTTCTGCGCGGCTCGGTCGCGATGTCATTGAGCGCGGCACCGGCCGGAACCGACATGGAAGCCGTCCGGTCGTTTCTGCTGCAGCGGCCGGGCGTAGCCAAGATCCACGACCTGCATATCTGGCCGATCTCCACGACGGAAACGGCGATCACGTGTCATTTGGTCATGCCTACCGGACATCCCGGCGACGATTTCCTGATGGAATCGGCCCGGCTGCTCAGGACAGAGCACAAGATCGGACACGCGACCCTGCAGATCGAGACCGACGAGAACAACGCGTGCGCGCTGGCGCCCGACGACGTGGTCTAG
- a CDS encoding cation diffusion facilitator family transporter, with translation MHGGGSVGTAGARHAKRLAWALAMTATYMIAEVIGGLVTGSLALLADAAHMLTDVGGLALALLAIRFAAREATPQRTFGYLRMEVLSALANAVVLLLLTVYILYEAYQRFLSPPEVLSGPMLIVAAIGLAVNLVSMWLLSSGSSESLNVKGAYFEVLSDMLGSIGVIVAALLMMWKGWVLADPIIGAGIGLFIVPRTWSLLSQVTHILMEGTPPNVDTGAIEKKLLAIPGTVAVHDLHVWTVTSGFDAMSCHLLVTDMSAGREALREARNLMKAEYGIEHTTIQIEDEAMRAEETVLHV, from the coding sequence ATGCACGGAGGAGGATCCGTCGGAACGGCCGGCGCTAGACACGCGAAGAGGCTCGCTTGGGCCCTCGCGATGACCGCGACCTACATGATTGCGGAGGTCATCGGAGGACTTGTCACCGGCAGCTTGGCGCTGCTCGCGGACGCCGCCCACATGCTAACCGACGTCGGCGGACTCGCGCTGGCGTTGCTCGCGATCCGCTTCGCCGCCCGCGAAGCGACTCCGCAGCGGACCTTCGGCTACCTTAGGATGGAGGTTTTGTCGGCGCTGGCCAATGCGGTCGTGCTGCTGCTGCTGACGGTCTACATCCTGTACGAAGCCTATCAGCGCTTCCTGTCGCCCCCCGAGGTCTTGAGCGGACCGATGCTCATCGTCGCCGCCATCGGCCTGGCCGTCAATCTGGTCAGCATGTGGCTGCTCTCGAGCGGGTCGTCCGAAAGCCTGAACGTCAAGGGCGCGTACTTCGAAGTGCTGAGCGACATGCTCGGATCGATCGGCGTGATCGTGGCCGCGCTGCTCATGATGTGGAAGGGCTGGGTTCTCGCAGACCCGATCATCGGCGCAGGCATCGGATTGTTCATCGTGCCCCGGACGTGGTCGCTCCTCAGCCAAGTCACGCACATCCTGATGGAGGGGACCCCGCCCAACGTCGATACCGGTGCCATCGAGAAGAAGCTGCTTGCCATCCCGGGAACCGTGGCCGTCCACGATCTGCACGTCTGGACCGTCACGTCCGGCTTCGACGCCATGAGTTGCCACCTCCTCGTCACCGACATGTCGGCGGGCCGGGAGGCGCTGCGCGAGGCCCGGAACCTGATGAAGGCGGAATACGGCATCGAGCACACGACGATCCAAATCGAGGACGAGGCCATGAGAGCTGAGGAAACCGTGCTCCATGTCTGA
- a CDS encoding PilZ domain-containing protein — MERRGDQRRRVLKKGSIEFGSSAIDCSIRNLSDRGAMLEVESPLGIPREFTLVVPADGTRRACRVAWVKEKRLGVEFEE; from the coding sequence ATGGAACGACGTGGAGACCAGCGCCGGAGGGTTCTCAAGAAGGGATCGATCGAGTTCGGAAGCTCCGCGATCGATTGCTCCATCCGGAATCTCAGCGATCGCGGCGCGATGTTGGAGGTTGAAAGTCCGCTCGGAATCCCTCGCGAGTTCACGCTTGTGGTGCCGGCGGACGGAACACGGCGCGCGTGTCGTGTCGCGTGGGTCAAGGAGAAGCGGTTGGGTGTGGAGTTCGAAGAGTGA
- a CDS encoding heavy metal translocating P-type ATPase — MTEAAQKMRLRVGGMDCAACATKIENAVSRMPGVRAVEVSVTGGSVSVEHEGAIQRETVSRQIAALGYVVEDERPKTKEEPAHHHDHGNDHDGHGHDHHAASGRELWWRSSKVDATIASGTALVVAFALGKGIPSIESWAFLLAMLVGLIPIAKRAFSAAFAGTPFSIEMLMTIAAVGAVFIGATEEAATVVFLFLIGELLEGFAAGRARASIRDLTKLVPKIARLEDSDGQVSEVEAETLSVDALIQVRPGDRIPADGVIVSGDSAVDEAPVTGESTPVRKKAGEAVFAGTVNGEALLRIKVTAAAQDNTIARVVKLVEEAQESKAPTERFIDRFSRYYTPGVVVVATIVAVLPPLVWTGATWREWIYKGLAILLIGCPCALVISTPAAIAASLASGARRGLLLKGGAVLERLRDVTVACFDKTGTLTAGKPKVTDVVGFGHGEVEILSVAASLERGSSHPLALAILQAASDKNARPQPVDDFINVAGEGVRANLGGRTLFLGSPAAAERIVPLAEDQRKLVEALNERGKTVSVLVVNGEIAGCIAMRDELRSDAVAALRRLAESGVRSVMLTGDNPRTAAALARDLGIDHRAQMMPEDKQRTVEAYKNQGEVVLKVGDGINDAPALAAADVGVAMGGGTDVALETADAAVLHGRVADVPAMIELSRRTMGVIRQNISISLGLKAVFLVTTISGITGLWPAILADTGATVLVTMNALRLLSIPGSGGAGEGAST, encoded by the coding sequence ATGACCGAAGCAGCCCAGAAGATGAGACTTCGGGTCGGCGGGATGGACTGCGCGGCCTGCGCCACGAAGATCGAGAACGCCGTCTCGCGAATGCCCGGAGTGAGAGCCGTCGAGGTCTCGGTGACCGGCGGAAGCGTTTCGGTCGAACATGAGGGGGCTATCCAGCGGGAGACGGTCAGCCGCCAGATCGCGGCCTTGGGGTACGTCGTCGAGGACGAACGCCCCAAGACCAAGGAGGAGCCGGCGCACCATCATGATCATGGCAATGATCATGATGGTCACGGCCACGACCATCACGCCGCCTCCGGCCGGGAACTATGGTGGCGGTCGAGCAAAGTTGACGCGACGATCGCAAGCGGAACGGCGCTGGTGGTCGCCTTCGCCTTGGGAAAGGGCATCCCCAGCATTGAGAGCTGGGCCTTCCTGCTCGCGATGCTGGTCGGTCTGATTCCTATCGCGAAGCGAGCGTTTTCGGCAGCCTTCGCCGGAACACCGTTCTCGATCGAGATGCTGATGACCATCGCAGCCGTTGGCGCGGTCTTCATCGGCGCAACGGAAGAAGCGGCGACTGTCGTTTTCCTGTTTCTGATCGGCGAACTTCTCGAAGGTTTCGCTGCGGGTCGGGCGAGGGCGAGCATCCGGGATTTGACCAAGCTTGTCCCGAAGATCGCCCGTCTCGAAGACTCCGATGGCCAAGTCAGCGAAGTGGAAGCCGAGACGCTGTCCGTCGACGCCCTGATCCAGGTTCGCCCCGGCGATCGCATTCCTGCCGACGGCGTCATCGTCTCCGGAGACAGCGCCGTTGACGAGGCACCCGTGACCGGCGAGAGCACGCCGGTCCGCAAGAAGGCCGGGGAGGCAGTATTCGCCGGAACGGTGAACGGAGAGGCGCTGCTCCGGATCAAGGTCACCGCTGCCGCCCAGGACAACACCATCGCCCGCGTCGTCAAACTGGTCGAGGAGGCCCAGGAATCCAAGGCGCCCACCGAGCGGTTTATCGACCGGTTCTCGCGCTACTATACGCCTGGCGTAGTGGTGGTCGCCACGATCGTAGCGGTCCTGCCGCCACTCGTCTGGACAGGCGCAACCTGGCGCGAGTGGATCTACAAGGGATTGGCCATCCTTCTGATCGGTTGCCCGTGCGCGCTGGTGATATCGACGCCGGCGGCCATCGCCGCGAGCCTTGCCTCAGGAGCACGCCGTGGCCTGCTCCTGAAGGGAGGAGCCGTCCTCGAGCGATTGCGCGACGTTACCGTCGCCTGCTTCGACAAGACGGGCACCCTCACGGCGGGCAAACCGAAGGTCACGGACGTCGTGGGGTTCGGTCACGGGGAGGTCGAAATCTTGTCCGTTGCCGCGTCGCTCGAGCGCGGCTCCAGCCATCCTCTCGCGCTCGCCATCCTGCAGGCGGCCTCCGACAAGAACGCTCGGCCGCAGCCGGTCGACGACTTCATAAATGTGGCGGGGGAAGGTGTCAGGGCAAATCTCGGGGGACGTACGCTCTTCCTCGGCTCGCCCGCTGCGGCTGAACGGATCGTCCCGCTGGCCGAAGACCAGAGAAAGCTCGTCGAGGCGCTCAACGAACGGGGCAAGACGGTATCGGTACTCGTCGTCAATGGCGAGATCGCCGGCTGCATCGCCATGCGGGACGAGTTACGAAGCGATGCCGTCGCCGCGCTGCGTCGTTTGGCCGAGTCCGGGGTCCGTTCGGTCATGCTCACGGGCGACAATCCCCGTACCGCCGCGGCGCTTGCGCGCGACCTTGGCATCGACCATCGCGCGCAAATGATGCCGGAGGACAAGCAGCGCACCGTCGAGGCCTACAAGAACCAGGGTGAGGTGGTGCTGAAGGTCGGCGACGGCATCAACGATGCGCCGGCCCTCGCCGCTGCGGACGTCGGCGTGGCGATGGGTGGCGGCACCGACGTGGCGCTCGAAACGGCGGACGCCGCAGTCCTTCACGGACGCGTCGCCGACGTGCCGGCCATGATCGAGCTGTCCAGGCGGACGATGGGTGTCATCCGGCAGAATATCTCGATCTCACTGGGGCTGAAGGCGGTCTTTCTGGTCACCACGATCTCGGGGATCACCGGACTCTGGCCCGCCATCCTCGCCGACACCGGCGCGACCGTTCTGGTCACCATGAACGCGCTGCGGCTGCTCTCAATACCGGGCAGCGGCGGAGCGGGCGAGGGGGCGTCCACATGA